A single region of the Arthrobacter sp. V1I7 genome encodes:
- a CDS encoding metallophosphoesterase, translating into MPLRLLFVSDTHVPNRARTLPSQVWAAVERADVVFHAGDWVTASLLDEFEQRSRRLIAVYGNNDGPELRRRLPEIASVTLDGVKFAMVHETGPAKGREQRSEAMYPDADVLVFGHSHIPWDTTGPNGLRLLNPGSPTDRRRQPACTYLTASVDGGNLVDVQLVEVRRD; encoded by the coding sequence ATGCCGCTACGCCTCCTGTTCGTTTCCGATACCCACGTCCCCAACCGCGCGCGGACGCTTCCCTCCCAGGTTTGGGCCGCCGTCGAGCGCGCCGATGTGGTGTTCCACGCCGGTGACTGGGTGACAGCCTCCCTGCTGGACGAATTTGAACAGCGAAGCCGAAGGCTTATTGCCGTCTACGGCAACAACGATGGCCCGGAGCTCCGCAGGCGTCTGCCGGAAATCGCCTCGGTGACCCTGGACGGCGTGAAATTCGCCATGGTGCATGAGACGGGTCCGGCCAAAGGCCGGGAGCAACGGTCCGAGGCAATGTACCCGGACGCCGACGTCCTTGTCTTCGGCCACAGCCACATTCCCTGGGACACGACCGGCCCGAACGGCCTCCGCCTGCTGAACCCCGGCTCCCCCACCGACCGCCGGCGCCAGCCGGCCTGCACTTACCTGACCGCCAGCGTCGACGGCGGCAACCTAGTGGATGTCCAACTTGTGGAGGTCCGCAGGGACTAA
- a CDS encoding TNT domain-containing protein codes for MDRYGLPRGNFTSPVGENFPDRALPDFSLEKFGRRDGYHQYEVLHEIPAWAGPAAPAFGKAGGATQYYTNLKINELLDKGFIREVTA; via the coding sequence ATCGACCGCTACGGCTTACCCAGGGGAAACTTCACTTCGCCTGTCGGTGAGAATTTCCCCGACCGCGCACTGCCGGACTTCAGCCTGGAAAAATTCGGACGGCGGGATGGATACCATCAGTACGAAGTCCTCCACGAGATTCCTGCGTGGGCCGGACCTGCCGCACCGGCCTTCGGCAAAGCCGGAGGCGCCACCCAGTACTACACCAACCTCAAAATCAACGAGCTGTTGGACAAAGGTTTTATAAGAGAGGTCACAGCATGA
- a CDS encoding alpha/beta hydrolase, whose translation MPLATVFVVVGLLIGMPWFFQRSLIYFPDRGQPRPAAELLPGAQEVTLTTSDDLELGAWYVPAAVGCRATVLVAPGNGGNRANRAGLGRAISELGFGVLLFDYRGYAANPGYPSEDGLARDVRAAREFLTGAAGVPADSLVYFGESIGAGVVTELTTEHPPAAMLLRSPFTSLADVGRAAYGVPVGWMLRDHYPVRENVVRADIPTAVVYGSADTIVPAQQSRDVAQAARDAGNYVIEVEVAAANHNDAALALGPELIGALVDVAGRGGATGCP comes from the coding sequence ATGCCGCTCGCGACCGTGTTCGTCGTCGTCGGGCTCCTGATTGGCATGCCGTGGTTCTTCCAACGCTCGCTCATCTATTTTCCCGACCGCGGCCAGCCACGCCCGGCCGCCGAGTTGTTGCCCGGAGCCCAGGAAGTCACGCTCACGACGAGTGACGACCTCGAGCTCGGTGCCTGGTACGTGCCAGCCGCAGTCGGCTGCCGCGCGACCGTGCTCGTCGCACCGGGCAACGGCGGCAACCGGGCTAATCGGGCAGGGCTGGGACGAGCGATCAGCGAGCTCGGCTTCGGCGTGCTGCTCTTCGACTATCGCGGTTACGCGGCGAATCCCGGGTACCCGTCCGAGGACGGTCTCGCGCGCGATGTCCGCGCCGCTCGCGAATTCCTGACAGGTGCGGCAGGAGTACCGGCGGACTCGCTCGTCTATTTCGGGGAGAGCATCGGCGCCGGCGTGGTCACGGAGCTCACCACCGAGCACCCTCCAGCCGCGATGCTGCTGCGCTCACCTTTTACCTCGCTCGCCGACGTCGGCCGGGCGGCCTACGGCGTGCCGGTGGGCTGGATGCTTCGCGATCACTACCCGGTACGCGAGAACGTAGTGCGAGCGGACATCCCGACCGCCGTGGTCTACGGGAGCGCGGACACCATCGTGCCCGCCCAGCAGAGCCGGGACGTGGCTCAGGCGGCCCGGGACGCCGGAAACTACGTCATCGAGGTGGAGGTAGCGGCGGCGAACCACAACGATGCAGCACTGGCGCTGGGTCCCGAACTCATCGGTGCCCTCGTCGACGTGGCTGGCCGCGGCGGGGCGACCGGGTGCCCGTGA
- a CDS encoding TetR/AcrR family transcriptional regulator — protein MTKSPGSDGSRQSPARARILDAASRHFYADGIAATGIDVITASAGVAKMSLYNNFASKAALVEAYIDVRHEEWLGLYRARIADTATAQERVLAVFDAYIDHAAAAYDHGFRGCGLLNAAAELGADDPARTAVRRHKEQVERLLAEHLSTLTDPSAAQRLAERLSFLLEGAMARAGLEGKSTRLLHAREFAAEMLTAL, from the coding sequence ATGACAAAAAGCCCAGGGAGCGATGGCTCCCGCCAGAGCCCTGCCCGCGCGCGGATTCTGGACGCTGCGTCCCGGCATTTCTACGCCGATGGCATTGCCGCGACCGGCATCGATGTAATCACCGCGTCGGCCGGCGTGGCGAAGATGAGCCTGTACAACAACTTCGCGTCCAAGGCTGCGCTGGTCGAGGCCTACATCGATGTCCGTCATGAGGAGTGGCTGGGCCTCTATCGAGCCCGGATCGCGGACACGGCCACAGCGCAGGAGCGTGTTCTGGCCGTGTTCGATGCCTACATCGATCACGCCGCGGCCGCCTACGACCACGGATTTCGCGGCTGCGGACTGCTGAATGCCGCAGCTGAACTTGGTGCGGACGACCCTGCGCGGACCGCGGTCCGCCGGCACAAGGAGCAGGTCGAGCGTCTCCTCGCCGAACACTTGAGCACGTTGACCGACCCTTCAGCGGCGCAGCGGCTGGCGGAACGCTTGAGCTTTCTGCTGGAGGGGGCGATGGCCCGGGCCGGGCTGGAGGGTAAGTCGACGCGGTTGCTCCACGCCCGCGAGTTCGCCGCCGAGATGCTGACCGCGCTGTGA
- a CDS encoding alkaline phosphatase D family protein has protein sequence MTTSPLALGPMMRYVDETSASIWVETRTPARVSVHADGKDWEARTFGVHGHHYALVELDGLEPGTVTPYTLEINGSQVWPDPTSGFPPPMITTLKPGKPLRMAFGSCRTSVPHDASGNRTHGVDSLRAYALRMAFGHDLAWPDLVAFLGDQVYADSTSEQMQQFIRARRDIAEPPGGELRDYEEYAHLYYLAWSDPANRWLLSTLPSAMIFDDHDVRDDWNSSLTWKKAMEATSWWRERIVAGLASYWVYQHLGNLSPQERVEDPIWQRIARHGGEPELDLSAELDTFAERADQDPTSYRWSFCRDFGDTRLVVVDSRAARNLAPEDRSLLDEAEIAWLDGRMRGGFRHLLVATSLPFLLPMGLHHIEAWDEAVSEGAWGKLAARAGEKLRQALDLEHWGAFQRSFQKVAAMTAEVADGKRGPAPETVTFLSGDVHFSYVSEVERSSGSRIVQAVCSPIRNPLPRLLRSFTAITSYGLGEAAGSLAARSAKVPDPPFRWSGIKGPWFDNNLACLEVVPEGLKLWWQTGVVNDGDHLHPRLERVASVTVAPRRAGEHGVSSASEVLSEE, from the coding sequence ATGACGACCTCGCCCCTGGCGCTCGGCCCGATGATGCGGTACGTGGATGAGACCTCGGCGAGTATCTGGGTGGAGACCCGGACTCCTGCGCGGGTCTCGGTCCATGCCGACGGCAAGGACTGGGAGGCGCGCACATTCGGGGTGCACGGCCATCACTACGCGCTGGTGGAGCTGGACGGACTGGAGCCGGGAACGGTCACGCCCTACACCCTCGAGATCAACGGATCACAGGTCTGGCCCGACCCCACGTCCGGGTTCCCGCCGCCAATGATCACCACGCTGAAGCCCGGCAAGCCGCTGCGGATGGCCTTCGGCTCGTGCCGCACCAGCGTGCCGCACGATGCGTCCGGTAACCGGACCCACGGCGTCGACTCGCTGCGTGCCTACGCGCTGCGGATGGCCTTCGGCCACGACCTGGCGTGGCCGGATCTGGTGGCCTTCCTCGGGGACCAGGTGTACGCCGACTCGACGAGCGAGCAGATGCAGCAGTTCATCCGCGCCCGCCGGGACATCGCAGAACCGCCAGGCGGGGAGCTCAGGGACTACGAGGAATACGCCCACCTCTACTATCTGGCCTGGTCGGACCCGGCGAACAGGTGGCTGCTGTCCACCCTGCCCAGCGCCATGATCTTCGACGACCACGACGTCCGCGACGACTGGAACTCCTCGCTGACCTGGAAAAAGGCAATGGAGGCCACCTCCTGGTGGCGTGAACGGATTGTCGCGGGGCTGGCCTCGTACTGGGTCTATCAGCATCTTGGGAACCTGTCGCCGCAGGAGCGCGTCGAGGACCCTATCTGGCAGCGGATCGCCCGGCACGGTGGCGAGCCGGAGCTCGACCTGAGCGCGGAACTGGACACCTTCGCGGAACGGGCAGACCAGGACCCGACATCCTACCGGTGGAGCTTCTGCCGGGATTTCGGGGACACACGGCTGGTGGTGGTGGATTCCCGCGCCGCCCGGAACCTGGCGCCGGAAGACCGCTCCCTGCTTGACGAAGCGGAAATAGCCTGGCTCGACGGCCGGATGCGCGGCGGTTTCCGCCACCTGCTGGTGGCGACGTCGCTGCCTTTCCTGCTGCCGATGGGATTGCACCACATCGAGGCCTGGGATGAGGCCGTGTCCGAAGGTGCGTGGGGGAAACTGGCCGCCCGGGCCGGCGAGAAGCTGCGCCAGGCGCTGGACCTTGAACACTGGGGCGCCTTCCAGAGGAGCTTCCAGAAGGTGGCGGCCATGACGGCTGAAGTCGCCGATGGCAAACGGGGCCCGGCACCGGAAACCGTCACCTTCCTCTCCGGAGACGTACATTTCTCCTACGTTTCGGAAGTGGAGCGCTCCTCGGGCAGCCGGATCGTGCAGGCAGTCTGCTCCCCTATCCGCAACCCGCTCCCCCGGCTGTTGAGGTCCTTCACGGCCATCACGTCCTACGGCCTGGGCGAAGCGGCAGGTTCCCTGGCCGCTCGCTCCGCGAAGGTCCCGGACCCGCCGTTCCGCTGGTCAGGCATCAAGGGGCCGTGGTTTGACAACAACCTGGCCTGCCTCGAGGTGGTGCCGGAGGGGCTGAAACTGTGGTGGCAGACAGGGGTGGTGAACGACGGCGACCACCTGCACCCCCGGCTGGAACGGGTCGCCTCCGTCACCGTGGCTCCTCGGAGGGCCGGGGAGCACGGCGTGAGTTCAGCCTCAGAAGTGCTGTCGGAGGAATAG